Proteins encoded together in one Benincasa hispida cultivar B227 chromosome 1, ASM972705v1, whole genome shotgun sequence window:
- the LOC120086590 gene encoding pyridoxine/pyridoxamine 5'-phosphate oxidase 2 isoform X2, with the protein MGSAAAPWKSLLLGALESNGRIKHSKFLQLATIGINGRPSNRTVVFRGFEEGTDKIHIYTDSRTRKIEELKNCPFAEQRAEAWSSISPKSRLQYLGPSPGLPYPGEQPVKEPFVDSYSGPVDSFCLLVFNPDQVDYLNLKSEERNLFKAIPSFGGEKLWETGRINP; encoded by the exons ATGGGATCGGCAGCGGCGCCATGGAAGTCCCTTCTACTCGGTGCTTTGGAATCTAATGGCCGAATCAAGCATTCCAAATTCTTGCAGCTC GCAACGATAGGAATTAATGGAAGGCCCTCAAATCGCACAGTCGTTTTCAGAGGATTTGAAGAGGGCACCGATAAGATCCATATTTACACGGATTCTAGAACTCGCAAG ATTGAAGAGCTTAAGAATTGTCCATTTGCCGAG CAAAGGGCAGAAGCCTGGTCCTCCATTTCTCCAAAGTCAAGATTGCAGTATTTGGGGCCTAGTCCAGGTCTTCCTTACCCTGGTGAACAACCAGTCAAGGAACCTTTTGTAGATTCTTATTCTGGTCCTGTTGATTCATTTTGTTTGCTGGTCTTCAATCCTGATCAG GTCGATTATCTAAATCTGAAGAGTGAAGAAAGGAATTTGTTTAAAGCTATTCCAAGTTTTGGAGGGGAGAAATTATGGGAAACGGGGAGGATAAACCCTTAG
- the LOC120086590 gene encoding pyridoxine/pyridoxamine 5'-phosphate oxidase 2 isoform X3, which produces MWSGFFICANKHLSFVLQMNFNFWLILQIEELKNCPFAEICWYFTESWEQFRISGRIEVVDASCLDATKFKQRAEAWSSISPKSRLQYLGPSPGLPYPGEQPVKEPFVDSYSGPVDSFCLLVFNPDQVDYLNLKSEERNLFKAIPSFGGEKLWETGRINP; this is translated from the exons ATGTG GTCAGGGTTTTTTATATGTGCCAATAAGCATCTGAGTTTTGTCCTGcaaatgaatttcaatttttggtTGATTCTGCAGATTGAAGAGCTTAAGAATTGTCCATTTGCCGAG ATTTGTTGGTATTTCACCGAGTCATGGGAGCAATTTCGTATCAGTGGGAGAATTGAAGTTGTTGATGCGTCATGTCTTGATGCCACAAAGTTTAAG CAAAGGGCAGAAGCCTGGTCCTCCATTTCTCCAAAGTCAAGATTGCAGTATTTGGGGCCTAGTCCAGGTCTTCCTTACCCTGGTGAACAACCAGTCAAGGAACCTTTTGTAGATTCTTATTCTGGTCCTGTTGATTCATTTTGTTTGCTGGTCTTCAATCCTGATCAG GTCGATTATCTAAATCTGAAGAGTGAAGAAAGGAATTTGTTTAAAGCTATTCCAAGTTTTGGAGGGGAGAAATTATGGGAAACGGGGAGGATAAACCCTTAG
- the LOC120086590 gene encoding pyridoxine/pyridoxamine 5'-phosphate oxidase 2 isoform X1 gives MGSAAAPWKSLLLGALESNGRIKHSKFLQLATIGINGRPSNRTVVFRGFEEGTDKIHIYTDSRTRKIEELKNCPFAEICWYFTESWEQFRISGRIEVVDASCLDATKFKQRAEAWSSISPKSRLQYLGPSPGLPYPGEQPVKEPFVDSYSGPVDSFCLLVFNPDQVDYLNLKSEERNLFKAIPSFGGEKLWETGRINP, from the exons ATGGGATCGGCAGCGGCGCCATGGAAGTCCCTTCTACTCGGTGCTTTGGAATCTAATGGCCGAATCAAGCATTCCAAATTCTTGCAGCTC GCAACGATAGGAATTAATGGAAGGCCCTCAAATCGCACAGTCGTTTTCAGAGGATTTGAAGAGGGCACCGATAAGATCCATATTTACACGGATTCTAGAACTCGCAAG ATTGAAGAGCTTAAGAATTGTCCATTTGCCGAG ATTTGTTGGTATTTCACCGAGTCATGGGAGCAATTTCGTATCAGTGGGAGAATTGAAGTTGTTGATGCGTCATGTCTTGATGCCACAAAGTTTAAG CAAAGGGCAGAAGCCTGGTCCTCCATTTCTCCAAAGTCAAGATTGCAGTATTTGGGGCCTAGTCCAGGTCTTCCTTACCCTGGTGAACAACCAGTCAAGGAACCTTTTGTAGATTCTTATTCTGGTCCTGTTGATTCATTTTGTTTGCTGGTCTTCAATCCTGATCAG GTCGATTATCTAAATCTGAAGAGTGAAGAAAGGAATTTGTTTAAAGCTATTCCAAGTTTTGGAGGGGAGAAATTATGGGAAACGGGGAGGATAAACCCTTAG
- the LOC120086590 gene encoding pyridoxine/pyridoxamine 5'-phosphate oxidase 2 isoform X4, which produces MWSGFFICANKHLSFVLQMNFNFWLILQIEELKNCPFAEICWYFTESWEQFRISGRIEVVDASCLDATKFKQRAEAWSSISPKSRLQYLGPSPGLPYPGEQPVKEPFVDSYSGPVDSFCLLVFNPDQVDYLNLKSEERNLFKAIPSFGGEKLWETGRINP; this is translated from the exons ATGTG GTCAGGGTTTTTTATATGTGCCAATAAGCATCTGAGTTTTGTCCTGcaaatgaatttcaatttttg gtTGATTCTGCAGATTGAAGAGCTTAAGAATTGTCCATTTGCCGAG ATTTGTTGGTATTTCACCGAGTCATGGGAGCAATTTCGTATCAGTGGGAGAATTGAAGTTGTTGATGCGTCATGTCTTGATGCCACAAAGTTTAAG CAAAGGGCAGAAGCCTGGTCCTCCATTTCTCCAAAGTCAAGATTGCAGTATTTGGGGCCTAGTCCAGGTCTTCCTTACCCTGGTGAACAACCAGTCAAGGAACCTTTTGTAGATTCTTATTCTGGTCCTGTTGATTCATTTTGTTTGCTGGTCTTCAATCCTGATCAG GTCGATTATCTAAATCTGAAGAGTGAAGAAAGGAATTTGTTTAAAGCTATTCCAAGTTTTGGAGGGGAGAAATTATGGGAAACGGGGAGGATAAACCCTTAG